The following proteins are co-located in the Apium graveolens cultivar Ventura chromosome 5, ASM990537v1, whole genome shotgun sequence genome:
- the LOC141661082 gene encoding uncharacterized protein LOC141661082, with product MGKDFVWTSVCEEAFQKIKEQLGNPPMLAKPEDGETLILYLAVSEYSISATLVKEEEGRQSPVYYVSKRLLDAETRYISMEKLVYALILVVRKLRPYFQAHWIEGNAPVKVREDLPHPWWVLHVDGAINNNEAGAEIVLVTPEGHRLMNVIHFKFYVTNNDAEYEALINGLKITLERLLGKFGSSKLEGIPREENSNADALEKMGSQMVSILLGQISLGIQEIPSIPEVSVFQMQEIPQETWMSPIHNCIRAGTLPEDKLQARRLRYQAVKYVEYDGVLYKRGFNQPLLRCVDLEEGNYILREVPEELGDGSLRRDSFIEEDAEVNQRLHLNFLDEAIMNFLLKLAAYQQRISRYFNKKVKSVPYKVGYLVL from the exons ATGGGAAAAGATTTTGTGTGGACCTCAGTCTGTGAGGAAGCTTTTCAGAAAATCAAAGAACAGTTGGGAAATCCTCCTATGCTGGCCAAGCCAGAAGATGGGGAAACGTTGATTCTTTACTTGGCAGTCTCAGAATACTCCATCAGCGCGACATTGGTAAAAGAGGAAGAAGGTCGGCAGTCACCGGTATACTATGTGAGTAAGAGATTATTGGATGCAGAAACTAGATACATTAGCATGGAGAAATTAGTATATGCCCTTATCCTTGTGGTACGAAAGCTAAGGCCATACTTCCAAGCTCATTGGATAGAG GGAAATGCCCCTGTCAAAGTGAGAGAAGATCTCCCACACCCTTGGTGGGTCTTACATGTTGACGGGGCTATAAATAATAACGAAGCGGGAGCCGAGATTGTTTTAGTTACCCCAGAAGGACATCGTCTGATGAACGTCATTCACTTCAAGTTTTATGTcaccaacaatgatgctgagtatgaagcACTAATCAATGGCTTGAAGATAACTTTGGAA CGCCTGCTTGGAAAGTTTGGAAGTTCAAAGTTGGAAGGCATTCCAAGAGAAGAAAATAGCAATGCGGATGCCTTGGAAAAGATGGGTTCACAAATGGTCAGTATTCTACTAGGGCAAATTTCTTTAGGAATTCAAGAAATTCCAAGTATTCCAGAAGTAAGTGTGTTTCAGATGCAAGAAATCCCACAAGAAACTTGGATGAGCCCTATTCATAACTGTATCAGGGCAGGGACTTTGCCGGAAGACAAGCTACAGGCTCGACGCCTTCGCTATCAAGCTGTAAAGTATGTTGAATATGATGGGGTGCTATACAAGAGAGGGTTTAATCAACCACTGTTACGATGTGTAGATCTGGAGGAAGGGAATTATATTCTTAGAGAAGTACCCGAAG AATTGGGAGATGGATCTTTGCGAAGGGATTCGTTCATTGAGGAAGATGCAGAGGTTAATCAAAGACTACACTTGAATTTTCTGGACGAAGCTATAATGAATTTTCTGTTGAAACTTGCTGCATATCAGCAGAGAATTTCAAGGTATTTCAATAAGAAGGTGAAGTCCGTGCCCTATAAGGTGGGATATCTTGTGTTATGA
- the LOC141661935 gene encoding adenylate isopentenyltransferase 5, chloroplastic-like — MRISFSVCKQAPAKPLVNFRGGVVNMDSFMPWRRKDKVVILMGATGTGKSRLSIELASRFPAEIINSDKIQVFEGLDIVTNKVTEEECRGVPHHLLGVVNSDADFTANDFRQHATLAVESIVRRDRLPIIAGGSNSFIKALVNDEFRSRYACCFLWVDVSFPVLHSFVSDRVDKMVESGLIEEVRSFFNPESDNYTRGVRRAIGLPEMDEFLRNEANVDDETRAALLAMAINKIKGNTSLLALNQLKNIRRLQKQMEWHMHRLDATEAFLKKGSESHEAWEKLVARPSKAIVGNFLYEEDSSPSPSPSPSFLQIATGSAVGAAAVTTSVPAVVAASR, encoded by the coding sequence ATGAGGATATCATTTTCTGTCTGCAAACAAGCACCAGCCAAGCCCCTAGTGAATTTCCGAGGGGGAGTTGTAAACATGGACTCCTTCATGCCATGGCGGCGGAAGGACAAAGTTGTAATTCTCATGGGAGCAACTGGTACAGGAAAATCGAGACTTTCGATCGAACTAGCAAGTCGTTTTCCGGCTGAGATAATTAATTCTGATAAAATTCAAGTTTTCGAAGGTTTAGATATTGTGACAAATAAGGTAACAGAGGAAGAATGTCGCGGGGTACCTCACCATCTACTAGGTGTGGTTAATTCAGATGCAGATTTCACAGCTAATGATTTCCGCCAACACGCCACCCTAGCTGTGGAGTCTATAGTGAGGCGTGACCGCCTTCCTATCATAGCCGGTggctccaattcatttatcaaagCTCTAGTTAACGATGAATTCAGATCGAGGTATGCATGCTGTTTTCTATGGGTAGATGTGTCATTCCCAGTTCTACACTCTTTTGTCTCTGACCGGGTGGATAAAATGGTCGAGTCGGGATTAATAGAAGAGGTGAGGAGTTTTTTTAACCCGGAATCGGATAATTATACCAGAGGAGTAAGGCGTGCAATCGGATTGCCAGAAATGGATGAGTTTCTGAGAAATGAAGCGAATGTGGATGATGAAACAAGAGCTGCTCTACTTGCAATggcaattaataaaataaaaggtaACACATCTTTATTGGCTCTGAACCAATTAAAAAATATTCGAAGGCTACAAAAACAAATGGAGTGGCACATGCACCGTTTGGACGCAACCGAGGCTTTTTTAAAGAAAGGATCAGAATCACACGAGGCTTGGGAAAAGCTAGTGGCAAGACCAAGCAAAGCAATTGTTGGAAATTTTCTTTACGAAGAAGATtcttctccttctccttctccttctccttcttTCCTACAAATTGCAACCGGCTCCGCTGTAGGAGCCGCTGCAGTTACCACCTCAGTCCCTGCAGTTGTTGCCGCAAGCCGTTAG